The archaeon BMS3Bbin15 nucleotide sequence TAGGATTTGATGCCTACTTCGAGCTTATATCTCCAGAACCTGGAAATGTCCCAGAATACATAGTCAACAAAGCAGCACTTTACCGAAAGAGGTTAATAAACCAGATTAAATCCTATTCTTACAAAACAAAAAATAAATCCATCTTCACCTATCTTTTCTCAATACTTCAGACCTGTGATGACTACTCCAGCGCTGAATTCCCAGACTTTATAAAAGATTACTCTGGAAATTATAGATATTTTGATTCAGTGTTAAAAGACGGCTCAAAATATGTCCCTGAACTAAAAATCGAAAATCCACTGAAAACAGTACTGGATAAAAAAATTCCCTATCCATATCAAAAAGAGATTTATGAACATGCTGCTCCTGACTCCTTATTATTTGCTCCATGTGGGCGTGGAAAAACAGAAGCTGCCCTTCTCTGGGCACTGAAGATAATGGATGAACATAGCAGAAACAAAATTATTTTTTCTATGCCTACTCAAACCACAAGTAATGCAATGTACGACAGAATGTGCAGACTTTTCGGAAAAGATAAGGTCGGGCTCTTCCATGGTAGAAGTTATATCAAACTAAAAAGGGACAAAACAAATGAGATTTTAGAGTTTAAAGAAAGAGATATTAAAGAAATCAAAGGAGAGACATTCAAAGGCAATATTTTCTTCAAACCAATTACTATAACCACCATAGACCACCTTATTTATTCCTTTATTCATGGATTTTTTCAGGCGGATTTTGCCCTTGGCAATGCCCAGAATGCGGTTTTTATATTTGATGAGGTCCACTATTATGAAAAAACCACTCTTGAACATCTACTTACACTCTTTAAGATTTTAAATAAAATGGGCATACCCCATCTTCTGATGTCCGGTACTCTTCCAGAGTTTCTCAAAAAAGAAGTCAAACAGTTTGGAGAATATCATCTGTTTGAAGACCTGGAAGGACTGGCATTCAGGCCGTTTTTCCTGAGATTTGAAAATAAGCATCTGATTGGCGAAGCAGCAAACCAGGAAGTTCTAGAAGAAATAAAAACCAACTATGAAAATGGACTAAATCAGTTCATAATCCTGAACACTATAGAAAGAGCTAAAAACTTTTACAAAGAACTTGTTTCAGTACTGGGTTCTGATGATAGCAATATCCTTCTCTACCACTCCCAATTCACCTTCAGTGACAGAATAAAAAAAGAAACCGAGATAATGCAAAGAGTTAAAAAGAAGCCCTTCATCCTGGTGGCAACCCAGGTTATTGAGGTTTCCCTTGATATCTCCTGTGATATAATGTATACCGAACTGGCACCGCCGGATGCTTTAGGCCAGAGGGCAGGCAGGCTGAATAGAAATGGGCAGGTTCCTGAAAATAGGATTGCCCATGAATTGAAGATATTCCCACCCCTGAAGGAACTGCCATACAGTGAAGACCTGCTAAAGGAATCTCTAAAACATCTAAATAAATTCCTTAAAGCTTGCAGTTATAAAGATATAAAAGAATTCTGTGATTCAGCATATAATTTAATATATAGTGATACACCTTTAATATCTCCATCTAAGCTAAAATCAGTATTTGAAAAATGTACTCTCTTTGGTTGTTCTCCATCTGAAATCGCATTTGGAGAAGAAAGTGGAAAAATAATCCAGGTAAGAGAGCAGAGTTATCAGAAAATTGAAGTAATACCTGAAAATATCTTCAGTAAATTAGGTGAGAAGGCTCTTTCTGTTGAAAATCAGGTAAAGATTCCACTATGGTGGATTCAGAATGAAATAATGGAATATGGAAATGCAGTTCACTTTTATGAGCATGAAAATATAAAAGGGAAATCCTTCAGAATATGTACCTATCCATATAATTACTCCATAGGGTTTGAATATGGAAAGGAAAGTCCAGAATCAAATATAATATGAATTCATTCCCTTCTCAAAAAGTATCACCATTATATAGATAAATAACCTTTAGACATGAAATATTCTCTTTACTTCAACCTCTCCAGTGCCCAGTCATAAAGTTCTACTGTCATTCTGAAGTCACTCCTGGCAATCTTTTTAACAATATCTATGGCTTCCTCCTTTGACACCTTTCTGGTTTCACAGGCAAACACAATAAGACCAACCGTGCCTGTGTAGGGTATCCTTCCACTCTCTGCGACAGCCCTTGCTTCTATCTCATCTAGAATGAGCAATACACCATTTTTCCCCTTTCCATAGCTCAAAATACTTTTTTCACCGGGGCCAAGTCCGTCAAATTCTCTGTAATTTATTGTTTTAACTTTCAGGGTCTTTATCCACTTACCTATGCTTCTCTTGACTTCTTTCACCTCAGAGAAGTTCCCAAAAGTTACTTCCCTTTCCACTTCCTCTGTAATCCAGACCTCACCAAAAGTCTTTTTCAGAAGATGAAGTGAGCCTGTTTTTGCAAGGGAAATAATTGTTGAGGAATCAGGGAGAACTTGCATGAATCTTCCTCAGTTTATCCAAATCCTTCTCTGCCTCTTCCATTGGATAACGGATGAAAGGAATCCCCTTTCCAGATGCAAACTCAGCGAATTCTGATATAGACATTCCAGAAGTTTGAGCTGCCTTGCATAGAGTTATCTTATTCTCGATATATTCCTTTAGGGCAATTTCCGCCTTTATATGGCTTATCCCCATGCTTAATGCCCTTCTTATAACTTCAGACCGGGTGCTTCCAAGCTTGTTTCTAAGCAGGTCTATTTCTTCTATTGACTCCTGTGGCAGTCTTACCTGTACATTTCCCATCAAATCACCTTACAAATAATTACAATTCATTACATTAAAAAGTTTTGTTGTAATACAAAACAGATATTCAAATTTAGCCCCTGGTCTTTTAAAGGTGAAGAGCGCCAGTCTTATCAGAAGGTTTTAGTACCATTTCAATCCTTCATCACAGCAGGTTTAAATGAAGAGGTATGCATAAAATCAGATTCCTTGGCAAGATTCCCGGTTTTTCTAAACCGTAGATATATATTTCTCTGAATAGCCTGCCTGCATTACCTAAAAATCAAACAAAATTAACCATCCACGTTACTCCTGCAACTAAGTATGGTGGTAAGAATGGTATACAAATCAAAAGTTACAAGCAAATTCCAGATCACAATTCCAAGTGAGCTCAGGAAGATTTATGGCATAAAGACAGGCAGCACAGTTGCATTCATCCCCAGGAAAGACGGCATTGAAATTAAAGTTCCAAAAAAGATAGACAATATTGCTGAAAAACTCTACGGTATAAGCAAGATGAAAGAAGATGCCGTTAAGGCCACTCATGAAGTGAGGTCTCATATTGTATGAGGGCATTTATAGATTCCAACATCTTCATATATGCTGCCCAGGCTCACAGGGAGTTTGGTGAAGGCTCCATCAAAATAGCCAGGGATATAGAAAAGGGTAGGCTGAAGCATATACCACACCCCTCAATCTATCTGAGGTTATAGAAGTTATTCAAAGGTACGATTCAAAGGACACCGCCTTGGAGACGCTGGAACTCCTTTTAGCTCTACCCATGGAAGTCCTGCCTGTCGGAAAAGAGCACATAATCATGGCTCAGGAAATCTTTTCCAGGCACAGGATAAACTTTTTTGACTGTGTTTATCTTGCTGTGATGGATGAAAAATTCATTGACACCATAATTACCAATGACAGTCATTTTGAAGGTATTAATGGAATCAGAGTGGTGAAGCCCCGGGAATATTGATAACCCTCATAAGGGAATTAATTTTAAGCGAATAGATTTGATACCTGGTTATTCCTTACCACACTATAAGCACAGCAAGTGGAAAAAGGTGGCATTCTATAGCACAACATACATAAAGTCAGAGTCACAATCTAAAACCATGGAGGGGCTGCTTTCTCAAAGAGATGGAGTGCAAGCCGGCATAACCGGGGTTCAGGTGAATTACTACTTTATCTGCAAAACCAAACTCTGGCTTTTCTCCCACAACACTCAGATGGAGCAGGAATCCGATGTTGTAGCCATGGGAAAGGTAATTCATGAGAACAGCTATGCCAGAAACAAAAAAGAAATAAGAATAGGTCCCATAAGCATTGACTTTATAAAGAAGGGAGATGAAATATTACTCCATGAAATAAAAAAATCAAAAAAAATGGAGCAATCCCATATCTACCAGCTCCTATATTATCTTTATTATCTAAAATCCAGAGGTATCAGGGCAAGGGGACTCATCAACTATCCGAACCTGCGAAGGACAAAGGAAGTCGAGCTAACAAAAGAAAAAGAAGAAGTTCTAAGGGAAGTATTAGAAGATATCAAATCCATTGTTCTCAAGAAAAGAGCTCCTCTGCCCGAAAAGAAAATCTACTGTAGAAAGTGCAGCTATTTTGAATTTTGCTGGGTGAAATGATGAAGATAAACTTTTATCTTACAAGAAATGGTATCCTTAAAAGAAAGGAAAATACAGTATATTTTATAAACAAAGAAGGTCGCTATATCCTGCCCATAAACAAAATTCACTCCATATACTGTTATGGAAGGATAACTCTTACCTCTGGGGTGGTATCCTATCTCGCCAGGCAGGGCATTGTAATACATTTCTTTAATTATTATGGTTATTATGAGGGCTCCTTTTACCCCAGAGAATCCCTTATTTCCGGCGATACAATTGTAAAACAGGTGGAATACTATTTAGACCATGAGAAGCGGATGGAAATTGCCAGGGAAATACTCCGGGGCTGCTTCTGGAATATCAAGAAAAATCTCAGTTACTATAACCAGGATGATAAAATAGGAGCTATTGAACACTGGGAAGAGAAAATTGAAGG carries:
- the cas3 gene encoding putative CRISPR-associated nuclease/helicase Cas3, whose translation is MNPNNQPIAKLVKKDSTKYFQTLQGHTEDALKILKSYIEKNSSVIDQFSQRWEIKKHDLIQSLFLSVYLHDIGKLTEQFQENIKNDRHSQKYPHAFYAFYLLNNLEIPQIIKGTPIELAAILGHHTQLYSGIYDGVRDFGKPRFLEEEILEFIREMKNTHVNLGFDAYFELISPEPGNVPEYIVNKAALYRKRLINQIKSYSYKTKNKSIFTYLFSILQTCDDYSSAEFPDFIKDYSGNYRYFDSVLKDGSKYVPELKIENPLKTVLDKKIPYPYQKEIYEHAAPDSLLFAPCGRGKTEAALLWALKIMDEHSRNKIIFSMPTQTTSNAMYDRMCRLFGKDKVGLFHGRSYIKLKRDKTNEILEFKERDIKEIKGETFKGNIFFKPITITTIDHLIYSFIHGFFQADFALGNAQNAVFIFDEVHYYEKTTLEHLLTLFKILNKMGIPHLLMSGTLPEFLKKEVKQFGEYHLFEDLEGLAFRPFFLRFENKHLIGEAANQEVLEEIKTNYENGLNQFIILNTIERAKNFYKELVSVLGSDDSNILLYHSQFTFSDRIKKETEIMQRVKKKPFILVATQVIEVSLDISCDIMYTELAPPDALGQRAGRLNRNGQVPENRIAHELKIFPPLKELPYSEDLLKESLKHLNKFLKACSYKDIKEFCDSAYNLIYSDTPLISPSKLKSVFEKCTLFGCSPSEIAFGEESGKIIQVREQSYQKIEVIPENIFSKLGEKALSVENQVKIPLWWIQNEIMEYGNAVHFYEHENIKGKSFRICTYPYNYSIGFEYGKESPESNII
- a CDS encoding ribbon-helix-helix protein, copG family, which translates into the protein MGNVQVRLPQESIEEIDLLRNKLGSTRSEVIRRALSMGISHIKAEIALKEYIENKITLCKAAQTSGMSISEFAEFASGKGIPFIRYPMEEAEKDLDKLRKIHASSP
- a CDS encoding spoVT / AbrB like domain protein, with product MVYKSKVTSKFQITIPSELRKIYGIKTGSTVAFIPRKDGIEIKVPKKIDNIAEKLYGISKMKEDAVKATHEVRSHIV